In Pedobacter sp. W3I1, one DNA window encodes the following:
- a CDS encoding zinc-dependent alcohol dehydrogenase: MLAMNYRGPYRVRTVQRPMPEILHPEDAIVRVTRTCICGSDLHLYHGMVPDTRVGSTFGHEFTGIIEEVGPLVTNVKVGDHVLVPFNIACGKCNFCKQGLYGNCHESNTMATAVGGIFGYSHTAGGFDGGQAEYVRVPYANIGPTVIPPDMDPDDAVLLTDVVPTGYQAAEMGGIKEGDTVVVFGAGPIGIMAARCAWFFGASRVIIIDHIDYRLEFAKNYAKCEAYNFKSMKDPVVFLKKITDWYGADVCIDCVGCEAEGNLLQTFTGKVTLMQAGAATALQWAINSVKKGGIVSVVGVYGPPFNYVPIGNILNKGITLRANQASVKRLLPRLIEHVQSGRLDPKGLITHRIPLEEIAEGYRIFSSKLDECIKTVIIPSTKP; encoded by the coding sequence ATGTTAGCAATGAATTACCGCGGACCTTACAGGGTTCGTACCGTTCAGCGGCCAATGCCAGAAATCCTGCACCCAGAAGATGCAATTGTACGGGTTACACGAACCTGCATCTGTGGATCGGATCTCCATCTCTACCACGGCATGGTACCAGACACACGCGTGGGCTCAACATTCGGGCACGAGTTTACAGGAATTATCGAAGAAGTCGGTCCGTTGGTGACCAATGTCAAAGTCGGTGACCATGTACTTGTACCTTTCAATATTGCCTGTGGAAAATGCAATTTCTGCAAACAGGGCCTTTACGGAAACTGCCATGAATCGAATACGATGGCAACCGCCGTGGGTGGGATTTTCGGATATTCGCACACTGCCGGCGGCTTTGACGGAGGTCAGGCAGAATACGTACGTGTCCCTTATGCGAATATCGGCCCCACCGTCATCCCACCTGATATGGATCCTGACGATGCCGTTTTATTGACTGATGTTGTACCCACAGGATACCAGGCAGCCGAGATGGGCGGCATCAAAGAGGGTGATACGGTTGTGGTGTTTGGGGCAGGCCCGATAGGGATAATGGCTGCAAGATGTGCCTGGTTTTTTGGTGCCTCAAGAGTAATCATCATCGACCATATTGACTACCGTTTAGAGTTTGCAAAAAATTATGCAAAATGTGAAGCATACAACTTTAAATCAATGAAAGATCCGGTCGTTTTCCTAAAAAAGATTACCGATTGGTATGGTGCAGATGTGTGTATTGACTGTGTAGGTTGTGAGGCTGAAGGAAATTTACTCCAAACCTTTACCGGTAAAGTGACCCTGATGCAGGCCGGTGCCGCAACCGCACTGCAATGGGCGATCAACTCCGTGAAGAAAGGCGGTATTGTATCGGTAGTGGGTGTTTACGGCCCTCCTTTCAATTACGTACCAATAGGCAATATACTTAATAAAGGCATTACCCTGAGAGCAAACCAGGCATCGGTAAAAAGACTTTTGCCCCGTTTGATCGAACATGTACAATCCGGAAGGCTTGATCCAAAGGGACTTATCACACACCGGATTCCTCTTGAGGAAATAGCGGAAGGCTACCGGATATTTTCGTCGAAACTGGATGAATGCATAAAAACTGTAATTATTCCATCAACCAAACCATAA
- a CDS encoding SPW repeat protein: protein MKKLPRKLHGIIDYLWAAIMFLSPFILGFNNVRPAVTCFFIAALSAILLSLFTNYEMGVWKRLPMAFHLDMDMVLGFTLAISPWLFGFYREIFWPHVVMGIFSFSAGLLTYSNSLIIAPRDIK, encoded by the coding sequence ATGAAGAAACTACCAAGAAAACTGCATGGAATAATAGACTATCTATGGGCGGCGATTATGTTTTTATCCCCTTTTATCTTGGGTTTCAACAACGTGAGGCCCGCTGTAACCTGTTTTTTTATTGCTGCATTAAGTGCCATTCTGCTATCTCTCTTTACGAACTATGAAATGGGGGTATGGAAAAGATTGCCAATGGCTTTCCATCTTGATATGGACATGGTACTTGGATTTACTTTGGCTATTTCCCCCTGGCTCTTTGGATTTTATAGGGAGATTTTTTGGCCACATGTAGTTATGGGAATTTTTTCCTTTTCGGCGGGGTTACTAACCTATAGTAATTCACTCATAATAGCCCCCAGAGACATTAAATGA
- the mgtE gene encoding magnesium transporter yields the protein MEELVVEEIQELLEKENDKALKQYLDQLNISDVEELIDELPQYAAKFIETLSLNRAVNVFRILDFPTQERIIKKLSGNKLNQIIKDLPPDDRTALFSELKGDVVKKMITLLPPEERKESLALLGYKEDSIGRLMTPDYIAVKPEWSITRVLAHIRRYGKNSETIDVVYVIDKEGVLLDDIRIREVLLADPEAIIGELTDKRFIALKANDPQEDAINIFRMNNRVALPVVDENNILLGIVTVDDILWIANEEYTEDMHKIGGTEALDEPYLDIPILKLVKKRAGWLIVLFLGEMLTATAMQHFEIELEKAVVLSLFIPLIMSSGGNSGSQASTLIIQAMALGEVTIAEWWRVMRRELVSGALLGIILGTIGFIRIVTWQELHLYNYGPHWFLIAATIFFTLVGIVLWGSLIGSMMPIILKKLKLDPATSSAPFVATMVDVTGIVIYFSVAVLILKGVLL from the coding sequence ATGGAAGAATTGGTTGTGGAAGAGATTCAGGAACTGCTTGAAAAAGAAAATGATAAGGCTTTAAAGCAATATCTCGATCAACTGAATATTTCGGATGTTGAAGAACTAATTGATGAACTTCCACAATATGCAGCTAAATTTATCGAAACCTTATCCCTCAACAGAGCGGTAAACGTTTTTCGGATTCTGGATTTCCCTACCCAGGAGCGTATCATTAAAAAACTTTCAGGCAATAAACTGAATCAGATCATCAAAGATCTGCCACCTGATGACCGTACCGCACTATTTAGCGAATTAAAAGGCGATGTGGTAAAAAAAATGATTACGCTTTTACCGCCCGAAGAACGTAAAGAATCACTTGCGCTTTTAGGCTATAAAGAAGATAGTATTGGCCGTTTAATGACACCCGATTACATCGCCGTAAAACCCGAATGGTCTATTACAAGAGTTTTGGCACACATCAGGCGTTACGGAAAAAACTCCGAAACCATCGACGTGGTGTATGTAATCGATAAGGAAGGGGTGTTGTTGGATGATATCAGGATCCGCGAGGTTTTACTGGCCGACCCCGAAGCCATCATCGGCGAATTGACCGATAAACGTTTTATTGCTTTAAAAGCAAACGATCCACAGGAAGATGCGATTAACATATTTAGGATGAATAACCGGGTGGCTTTACCTGTAGTAGATGAAAATAATATTCTTTTAGGTATTGTTACTGTTGATGATATTTTGTGGATTGCCAACGAAGAATATACCGAAGATATGCACAAAATTGGGGGTACCGAGGCGCTAGATGAACCTTATCTCGATATCCCGATCCTAAAACTCGTTAAAAAACGTGCAGGCTGGTTAATCGTTCTGTTTTTGGGCGAAATGTTAACCGCAACAGCGATGCAGCATTTCGAAATCGAACTCGAAAAAGCCGTAGTATTATCGCTTTTTATTCCATTAATTATGAGTAGCGGTGGTAACAGTGGTTCTCAGGCTTCAACATTAATTATCCAGGCCATGGCCTTAGGCGAGGTAACCATTGCCGAATGGTGGCGCGTAATGCGCCGCGAGCTCGTTTCAGGGGCTTTGCTGGGCATCATTTTAGGCACAATTGGTTTTATCCGCATTGTAACCTGGCAAGAGTTACACCTTTATAATTATGGTCCACATTGGTTTTTAATCGCAGCTACCATATTTTTCACTCTTGTTGGCATTGTATTATGGGGCAGTTTAATCGGTTCGATGATGCCGATCATATTAAAGAAACTGAAACTCGATCCAGCAACCTCATCAGCACCATTTGTAGCCACCATGGTTGATGTAACCGGAATTGTAATTTATTTCAGTGTAGCCGTATTAATTTTAAAAGGCGTTTTACTTTAA
- a CDS encoding HAD hydrolase-like protein, with product MQKKITTLFTDIGGVLLTNGWDRHARGEASVLFNLDSVDLEERHHLTFDTYEVGKLTLDEYLERIVFFEERSFSYDDFKEFMFKKSLPYPEMIQLICDLKKKYSLKVAVISNEGRELNQYRINTFKLNEFVDFFVSSSFVHFRKPDADIFKVAIDISQSDVETSLYIDDRMLFVQVAEGLGLRGIHHTDYEDTKSQLAAYGLEV from the coding sequence ATGCAAAAGAAAATAACCACACTTTTTACCGATATCGGAGGCGTTTTATTAACCAATGGCTGGGATAGGCATGCAAGGGGAGAGGCTTCGGTACTTTTTAACCTCGATTCAGTTGATCTCGAAGAACGCCATCACCTTACCTTCGATACCTATGAAGTGGGTAAATTAACTCTTGATGAATATTTAGAACGCATCGTTTTCTTCGAAGAACGAAGCTTCAGCTATGATGATTTTAAAGAATTCATGTTCAAAAAATCGCTCCCTTATCCGGAAATGATTCAGTTAATCTGCGATTTAAAAAAGAAATACAGCCTGAAAGTAGCCGTAATCAGTAACGAAGGAAGGGAGTTGAACCAATACCGCATCAATACCTTTAAACTGAACGAGTTTGTCGATTTCTTTGTGTCATCAAGTTTTGTGCATTTCCGTAAACCAGATGCCGATATTTTTAAAGTAGCCATCGATATTTCGCAAAGCGACGTAGAAACGAGTTTATATATAGACGATCGGATGCTTTTTGTACAGGTTGCCGAAGGTTTAGGCTTAAGGGGTATTCATCATACCGATTACGAAGATACCAAATCGCAGCTAGCTGCTTATGGATTAGAGGTTTAA
- the ychF gene encoding redox-regulated ATPase YchF: MALQCGIVGLPNVGKSTLFNCLSNAKAQAANFPFCTIEPNIGVITVPDDRLTKLAELVKPNKVQPNTIEIVDIAGLVKGASKGEGLGNQFLGNIRATNAIIHVLRCFDDGNVIHVDGSVDPIRDREIIDTELQLKDLDTVDKRIQKVEKMAKTGGDKDAKRTYEILTVVKAHLEAGKSIRTAALAQDDFDFIEDLGLLTQKPVMYVCNVDEASVINGNQYVDLVKANVADENAEVLVISAKIESEIAELDSYAERQEFLADLGLTESGVNKLIRAAYKLLNLYTYFTAGVQEVRAWTITKGFTAPQAAGVIHTDFEKGFIRAEVIKYNDFVTLGSENACKDAGKLGVEGKTYVVEDGDIMHFRFNV; this comes from the coding sequence ATGGCATTACAATGTGGTATAGTTGGTTTACCAAATGTTGGAAAATCAACTCTTTTTAACTGTTTATCAAATGCAAAAGCGCAGGCTGCAAACTTCCCCTTTTGTACTATTGAGCCCAATATTGGCGTAATTACAGTACCTGATGATAGATTAACCAAACTGGCCGAGTTGGTTAAACCAAACAAAGTACAACCAAATACAATCGAGATTGTAGATATTGCAGGTTTGGTAAAAGGTGCATCGAAAGGTGAAGGCCTGGGTAACCAGTTTTTGGGAAATATCCGCGCTACCAATGCAATTATTCACGTTTTACGTTGTTTTGATGACGGAAATGTAATCCATGTAGATGGTTCTGTTGATCCGATCCGTGATCGGGAGATTATTGATACTGAGCTACAGCTTAAAGATTTGGATACGGTTGATAAACGTATTCAAAAAGTTGAAAAAATGGCTAAAACCGGTGGCGATAAGGATGCTAAACGTACTTATGAGATCTTAACGGTTGTTAAAGCGCATTTAGAAGCAGGTAAATCTATCCGTACTGCGGCTTTGGCTCAAGATGATTTCGATTTTATCGAAGATTTAGGCTTACTTACCCAAAAACCGGTTATGTATGTGTGTAATGTTGATGAGGCATCGGTAATTAACGGTAATCAATATGTTGATTTGGTTAAAGCAAACGTTGCGGATGAAAATGCTGAAGTTTTGGTGATCTCTGCTAAAATTGAATCAGAAATTGCTGAACTGGATAGCTACGCAGAGCGTCAGGAATTTTTAGCTGATTTAGGCTTAACTGAATCGGGTGTAAATAAATTGATCCGCGCGGCTTATAAATTATTAAACCTTTATACTTATTTCACCGCTGGGGTACAAGAAGTTAGGGCCTGGACCATTACAAAAGGTTTTACAGCCCCGCAAGCTGCCGGCGTAATTCATACTGATTTCGAAAAAGGATTTATCCGTGCGGAGGTAATTAAATACAACGATTTTGTAACCTTAGGTTCTGAAAACGCCTGTAAAGATGCTGGTAAATTAGGTGTTGAAGGAAAAACCTATGTAGTGGAAGATGGCGACATTATGCACTTTAGGTTTAATGTTTAA
- a CDS encoding DUF3276 family protein, producing the protein MGEFDNKEREEVFSKKVRAGKRTYFFDVKATRSGDYYLTVTESKKRLEDGVFVKHKIFLYKEDFEKFAEGLNETVDYIKTHQDVVEKRYEYSENGEHSTKASDDFTF; encoded by the coding sequence ATGGGAGAATTCGACAACAAGGAAAGAGAAGAAGTTTTTTCAAAGAAAGTAAGAGCAGGTAAGAGAACTTATTTCTTCGACGTGAAGGCTACAAGATCGGGTGATTATTATTTAACAGTTACCGAGAGCAAGAAAAGATTAGAAGACGGTGTGTTTGTAAAACATAAAATCTTCTTATACAAAGAAGATTTCGAAAAATTTGCAGAGGGACTAAACGAAACTGTTGATTACATCAAAACTCACCAAGATGTTGTTGAAAAACGTTATGAATATTCTGAAAATGGAGAACATAGCACTAAAGCAAGCGACGATTTTACTTTTTAA
- a CDS encoding ABC transporter ATP-binding protein: MKHLSRLNKYFLKYKWWIIPGSIFVVISNIFGVVPAQVIGYAVDLITENIQIFNLFYGFDRQAIIYDIFSSNLLYFGLLVIALYLLRGLFLFFMRQTIILMSRHIEFDMKNDIYQHYQELSLGFYRRNNTGDLMNRATEDVNRVRMYVGPAIMYTINTFVLSVLIIWSMFDVNAKLAIYCLLPLPFLVVIIYYVNTLIFKKSGKIQERLSDLSSFVQERFSGIRIIKSYVREDYTRNMFSIQSNDYKKDSMSLVKVSALFYPTMLLLIGLSTILTIYIGGIQVMNGSITAGNIAEFIIYINQLTFPVTMLGWVTSLIQRAAASQKRINEFLDIPSDIQSKETVEIELTGNIKFDHVSFTYPDTGIEALRDVNFEINSGEFVAIIGKTGSGKSTLANLIMRMYDVENGAIDIDGKNIKALNLKDYRSQVGFVPQEVFLFSDTIKNNIAFGLDQVTDEEVHTAAKNASVYTNIIGFEEKFETMLGERGITLSGGQKQRVSIARALIKSPKILIFDDCLSAVDTKTEEEILQNLGKIMAGKTSILIAHRISTIKNADKILVLDNGKIIEQGTHNELLSLNGSYTELYNHQLLEEETRTI, translated from the coding sequence ATGAAACATTTAAGCCGATTAAACAAATACTTTCTTAAATACAAATGGTGGATTATACCCGGAAGTATTTTCGTGGTAATTTCTAATATTTTTGGGGTAGTGCCTGCTCAGGTAATTGGCTATGCAGTTGATCTGATTACCGAAAACATTCAGATATTTAATCTCTTTTATGGTTTTGATCGGCAGGCCATCATTTACGACATATTTAGCAGCAACCTTTTATATTTTGGGTTGCTGGTTATTGCACTTTATTTATTGAGGGGGTTGTTTCTGTTCTTTATGCGTCAAACCATTATTTTAATGTCGCGGCATATAGAGTTTGATATGAAGAACGATATCTACCAACATTATCAGGAGCTGAGCTTAGGTTTTTACCGCAGAAATAATACCGGCGATTTAATGAACCGCGCTACAGAAGATGTTAACCGGGTGAGAATGTACGTTGGTCCGGCGATTATGTACACGATTAACACTTTTGTTTTATCTGTGCTTATTATCTGGTCGATGTTTGATGTAAATGCCAAACTGGCCATTTATTGCCTGTTGCCCCTTCCTTTCCTAGTGGTGATTATCTATTATGTAAATACGCTGATCTTCAAAAAAAGCGGGAAGATACAGGAACGTTTATCAGATCTTTCCAGTTTTGTACAGGAGCGTTTCTCGGGGATCAGGATCATTAAATCATATGTCCGCGAAGATTACACCCGAAACATGTTCTCCATCCAGAGCAATGACTATAAAAAGGATTCGATGAGCCTGGTTAAAGTATCGGCTTTGTTTTATCCTACCATGCTTCTATTAATTGGATTGAGTACCATTTTAACCATATATATTGGCGGTATCCAGGTAATGAATGGCAGCATCACTGCAGGGAATATTGCCGAATTTATCATTTACATCAACCAGTTAACCTTTCCGGTAACCATGTTGGGTTGGGTTACCTCTTTAATCCAGCGGGCTGCTGCATCGCAAAAAAGGATAAACGAGTTTTTAGATATCCCATCCGACATCCAGTCGAAAGAAACTGTAGAAATTGAGCTTACGGGCAATATCAAATTCGATCATGTGAGTTTTACCTACCCAGATACGGGCATTGAGGCCTTAAGGGATGTGAATTTTGAGATCAATAGTGGCGAATTTGTAGCCATTATCGGGAAGACAGGGTCAGGAAAATCGACATTGGCTAATCTGATTATGCGGATGTATGATGTAGAAAATGGCGCAATAGATATCGATGGAAAGAATATAAAAGCACTCAATCTTAAAGATTACCGTAGCCAGGTTGGCTTTGTACCGCAAGAGGTTTTCCTTTTTTCGGACACCATAAAAAACAATATAGCCTTTGGTTTAGACCAAGTTACCGATGAAGAAGTGCATACGGCAGCAAAAAATGCCTCGGTTTATACCAATATTATCGGCTTCGAAGAAAAATTCGAGACGATGCTGGGTGAGCGTGGAATTACGCTCTCTGGAGGACAAAAACAACGCGTCTCTATCGCAAGAGCATTGATTAAATCGCCAAAAATTTTAATCTTCGATGATTGTCTTTCGGCGGTTGATACTAAAACCGAGGAGGAAATACTACAAAACCTGGGTAAAATCATGGCTGGGAAAACAAGTATTTTAATTGCGCACAGGATTTCGACCATTAAAAATGCAGATAAGATTTTAGTGCTGGATAACGGCAAAATCATTGAACAAGGCACACACAATGAATTACTTAGTTTAAATGGCAGCTATACCGAGCTTTACAACCACCAGCTTTTGGAGGAAGAAACAAGAACTATTTAA
- a CDS encoding Glu/Leu/Phe/Val dehydrogenase, with protein MPANSPSDFSILDQLSVYGHKKLVFCNDPDTGLKAIIAIHDTTLGPALGGTRMWSYSTEGEALEDALRLSRGMTYKAAITGLNLGGGKGVIIGDSRKDKTETLMRSYGRFIKNLNGEFITAEEMGTNTRDMEYIRMETNYVTGVPESIGGAGNPAPFTAQGVYLGIKASVKEVFGTDMLAGRTIVVQGIGNVGEHLVALLRKENAEVLISDINQEQLTYVARKYKAKPIEADKIFTTDADVYAPCAMGATVNNKTIEKMKFAIIAGSANNQLKDEVLDSELLLKKGILFAPDYLINAGGLISCYSELTGFGKKRTVQLTENIYDATRSVIKLSKAESISTNIAANRIAEKRIADVKKIKSSY; from the coding sequence ATGCCAGCAAATTCTCCGTCAGATTTTTCAATTTTAGATCAATTAAGTGTCTATGGGCATAAAAAATTGGTTTTTTGCAACGATCCAGATACAGGTTTAAAAGCAATTATTGCTATACACGATACCACATTGGGTCCTGCTTTAGGCGGAACACGCATGTGGAGTTATAGTACTGAAGGCGAAGCTTTAGAAGATGCGCTGCGTTTATCGCGGGGAATGACTTACAAGGCAGCGATAACGGGATTGAATCTGGGTGGTGGAAAAGGCGTAATTATCGGCGATTCCAGAAAAGACAAAACAGAAACTTTAATGCGTAGCTACGGTAGGTTTATTAAAAACCTAAATGGCGAATTTATCACTGCAGAAGAAATGGGTACCAATACACGCGATATGGAATATATCCGTATGGAAACCAATTATGTTACCGGTGTTCCCGAATCAATTGGTGGTGCTGGTAATCCGGCTCCTTTTACTGCACAGGGTGTTTATTTAGGCATTAAAGCCAGTGTTAAAGAAGTTTTCGGTACAGATATGCTTGCCGGAAGAACCATTGTAGTTCAAGGTATCGGAAATGTTGGTGAACACCTGGTTGCGTTATTGAGAAAAGAAAATGCCGAAGTTTTGATTAGCGATATTAATCAGGAGCAACTCACTTATGTTGCCCGGAAATATAAAGCAAAACCGATCGAGGCTGATAAAATTTTTACAACTGATGCCGATGTATATGCGCCATGTGCAATGGGCGCTACAGTAAACAACAAAACCATCGAAAAAATGAAATTTGCAATTATTGCAGGTTCAGCAAACAATCAGTTAAAAGATGAGGTTTTAGATAGCGAATTGCTTTTGAAGAAAGGAATTTTATTTGCACCGGATTATTTAATCAATGCTGGTGGATTGATTTCTTGCTACTCTGAGTTAACGGGCTTTGGTAAAAAACGTACAGTGCAGCTTACCGAGAATATTTACGATGCAACCCGCAGTGTAATTAAATTAAGTAAAGCTGAAAGTATATCAACAAATATTGCTGCAAACCGCATTGCTGAAAAAAGGATTGCAGATGTTAAAAAAATTAAATCGTCATATTAA
- the nusB gene encoding transcription antitermination factor NusB: MLNRRHLRIKALQNIFAWHMADKKDIKGDLKTLMQSIDSVYEMYIWMLSLMVEVTEFTANDAAERANKFIKTAEDINPNMKLLHNKFSVLMQQNPEYVSAVKKYKVDWGFDPEIRKTVYNSLKASKEYADYLVDPNESLESSKDIIKYIFRKIILKNQAILQVFEEKFINWQVDHEVMKGMVAKTLKNFTSEDPFKNKLTEISADWVEDSKFVQDLFVHTLQNDAKYQEMIADRTKNWESERIALMDTILMKMAICELLNFPSIPVKVTINEYLELSKDYSTPKSNSFINGILDKILGDLKKNNTIKKIGRGLIED; the protein is encoded by the coding sequence ATGTTAAACAGAAGGCACTTAAGAATCAAAGCTTTGCAAAATATTTTTGCTTGGCACATGGCAGACAAAAAAGACATTAAAGGTGATTTGAAAACTTTAATGCAGAGCATCGATAGCGTGTACGAAATGTACATCTGGATGTTATCTTTAATGGTAGAAGTTACCGAATTTACTGCTAACGACGCCGCAGAGCGCGCAAATAAGTTTATCAAAACAGCAGAGGATATTAATCCTAACATGAAATTGCTACACAATAAGTTTAGCGTTTTAATGCAGCAGAACCCTGAGTACGTTTCTGCAGTTAAAAAATACAAAGTAGACTGGGGTTTCGATCCGGAAATTCGTAAAACAGTTTACAATTCCTTAAAAGCATCAAAAGAATATGCCGATTATCTTGTCGATCCTAACGAAAGTTTAGAATCATCAAAAGATATTATCAAATACATTTTCCGGAAAATCATCTTAAAAAACCAGGCCATTTTGCAGGTTTTTGAAGAGAAATTTATCAACTGGCAGGTAGATCACGAAGTGATGAAAGGTATGGTGGCTAAAACCTTGAAAAACTTTACATCCGAAGATCCTTTCAAAAATAAATTGACCGAAATTAGTGCCGATTGGGTTGAAGACAGCAAATTTGTTCAGGATCTTTTTGTACATACTTTGCAGAACGATGCAAAATATCAGGAAATGATTGCCGATAGAACCAAAAACTGGGAATCAGAACGTATTGCATTAATGGATACCATTTTAATGAAAATGGCCATTTGCGAATTGTTAAACTTTCCATCTATTCCGGTTAAAGTAACCATTAACGAATATTTAGAGTTATCAAAAGATTACAGTACACCGAAGAGTAATTCATTTATTAACGGTATTTTAGACAAAATTTTAGGCGATCTTAAGAAAAACAATACCATTAAAAAGATTGGCCGCGGATTAATCGAAGATTAA
- a CDS encoding DUF1573 domain-containing protein, giving the protein MKRTFILAIAALSFGACRNANNQTKETATAVSVGNDTSKTAKVAPADAPVIVFERDIFDFGKITQGEKVKHDFKLKNTGKSPLIVSNATATCGCTIPQVPGEPILPGKEGVISVVFNSEGKMGMQDKVVTVTSNANPTVTTVHLVGEVLAKK; this is encoded by the coding sequence ATGAAAAGAACATTTATCCTGGCAATTGCTGCACTTTCATTCGGAGCATGTCGTAATGCCAATAATCAAACTAAAGAAACGGCTACAGCTGTTTCGGTTGGTAACGATACATCAAAAACAGCTAAAGTTGCCCCGGCAGATGCGCCTGTTATTGTTTTCGAACGCGATATTTTCGATTTCGGTAAAATAACGCAAGGCGAAAAAGTTAAGCACGATTTCAAACTTAAAAATACAGGTAAGAGCCCACTAATTGTTTCAAATGCAACAGCAACCTGTGGATGTACCATTCCGCAGGTACCGGGCGAGCCAATTTTACCTGGTAAAGAAGGTGTCATCAGCGTAGTTTTTAATAGCGAAGGTAAAATGGGCATGCAGGATAAAGTAGTAACCGTTACTTCAAATGCTAATCCAACAGTAACCACTGTTCATTTGGTAGGAGAGGTACTTGCTAAAAAATAA
- the yajC gene encoding preprotein translocase subunit YajC, with protein sequence MTLTVILDAAAGGSNMLTTIVPMVLIMVVFYFFMIRPQVKKAKDHKKLVAELKKGDKIVTTAGIHGRIADMNETTFLIEVEGGVKIRFDKSAVSLDATKAVVAPKA encoded by the coding sequence ATGACATTAACAGTAATTTTAGATGCAGCAGCAGGTGGTAGTAACATGCTAACTACAATTGTACCAATGGTATTAATCATGGTAGTTTTCTACTTTTTCATGATCCGCCCGCAAGTTAAAAAAGCTAAAGACCATAAAAAATTGGTTGCAGAATTGAAAAAAGGAGATAAAATTGTGACTACTGCGGGTATTCACGGCCGTATTGCCGATATGAATGAAACAACTTTCTTGATCGAAGTTGAAGGTGGTGTGAAAATCCGTTTCGATAAATCAGCAGTTTCTTTAGATGCAACCAAAGCAGTTGTAGCGCCTAAAGCCTAA
- a CDS encoding YbbR-like domain-containing protein: MPFIRLTKIEKRRVFSLLACLLLAIAAWLFMALNNKYIYVAKTVLVFKNTPTKRAFYPLQSDTIDLQVEGTGWQLLFARLRISPPSVSVNLSQLNTKDFIVFSDQLFNINRQLESTQKVISVKPDTLYFDFTKRVVKKVPVKLIDKLSFEKQYGISSEIILNPKYVKVAGPLEELSKIKFWPTDTLKQDKIQSSSTTRVALQHSIHKNVSIYPSSVEVKLPVDEFTEKTIEVPLKITNNRSYNSIKLYPKKVKVTFLVALSNYDQVDESFITATIDVDEWQNLRHRQFRVNITEFPDYCKLVSVIPSKIDFIVEK, from the coding sequence ATGCCCTTCATTAGGTTAACGAAGATTGAAAAAAGACGTGTATTTAGCTTATTGGCCTGCTTGCTGTTGGCTATAGCTGCATGGCTTTTTATGGCATTAAACAACAAGTATATTTATGTAGCTAAAACGGTATTAGTTTTTAAAAATACCCCCACCAAAAGAGCATTTTATCCTTTACAATCCGATACGATAGATTTACAGGTAGAAGGAACAGGCTGGCAGTTACTGTTTGCCCGTTTAAGGATCAGTCCACCTTCTGTTTCTGTTAACCTGAGCCAGCTCAATACCAAAGATTTTATCGTTTTTTCCGATCAGCTTTTCAATATCAACAGGCAGTTAGAAAGTACGCAAAAGGTAATTTCTGTTAAGCCCGATACCCTGTATTTCGATTTCACCAAACGCGTAGTGAAAAAAGTTCCCGTAAAATTGATTGATAAACTGAGCTTTGAAAAGCAATATGGTATTTCCAGTGAAATTATCCTCAATCCGAAATATGTAAAGGTAGCTGGTCCGTTAGAAGAGCTTTCAAAAATAAAATTTTGGCCAACCGATACGCTTAAACAGGATAAAATACAGAGTAGTAGTACTACCAGAGTAGCTTTACAGCACAGTATCCATAAAAATGTAAGCATCTATCCATCATCTGTAGAGGTTAAACTCCCTGTTGATGAATTTACTGAAAAAACGATCGAGGTACCTCTAAAAATCACCAATAATCGAAGCTATAACAGCATTAAACTTTATCCTAAAAAAGTTAAAGTTACCTTTTTAGTGGCCTTAAGTAATTACGATCAGGTTGATGAGAGTTTTATTACCGCTACTATTGATGTTGATGAATGGCAAAATTTAAGGCATCGACAGTTTAGGGTTAATATAACCGAATTTCCAGATTATTGTAAATTGGTGAGTGTCATTCCTTCTAAAATAGATTTCATTGTAGAAAAATAA